Proteins encoded by one window of Enterobacter pseudoroggenkampii:
- the tapT gene encoding tRNA-uridine aminocarboxypropyltransferase yields the protein MTDNAVLQLRAERLARATRPFLARGNRIRRCQRCLLPLKVCLCETLAPSTAESRFCLVMFDTEPMKPSNTGRLIADILPDTAAFQWSRTEPPQALLDLVASPDYQPMVVFPASYAGADRQVLSVPPSGKPPLFIMLDGTWTEARKMFRKSPYLDALPVISVDLSRVSAYRLREAHADGQYCTAEVAIALLDLAGDTAAAGALGNHFSCFRERYLAGKTVHKGSVTAAETESV from the coding sequence ATGACTGATAACGCTGTTCTTCAATTACGCGCCGAACGCCTTGCGCGCGCTACCCGACCGTTCCTCGCCCGAGGCAACCGTATTCGCCGCTGTCAGCGCTGCCTGCTGCCGCTGAAGGTTTGTCTGTGCGAGACGCTGGCCCCGAGTACGGCGGAGAGTCGTTTTTGTCTGGTCATGTTCGATACCGAGCCGATGAAACCCAGCAATACGGGGCGTCTTATCGCCGATATTCTGCCGGATACCGCCGCGTTTCAGTGGTCCCGCACGGAGCCGCCTCAGGCCCTGCTCGACTTAGTGGCAAGCCCGGACTATCAGCCGATGGTCGTTTTCCCCGCGTCATACGCAGGTGCGGATCGCCAGGTGCTTTCAGTGCCGCCATCCGGTAAACCACCGCTGTTTATTATGCTGGACGGCACCTGGACCGAAGCGCGAAAAATGTTTCGCAAAAGCCCGTATCTCGACGCACTGCCGGTGATTTCTGTCGATCTTTCCCGCGTCTCCGCCTACCGCCTGCGTGAAGCGCATGCTGACGGGCAATACTGCACCGCTGAAGTAGCCATTGCGCTTCTGGATTTAGCGGGAGATACCGCTGCGGCTGGGGCTCTTGGTAACCATTTCTCATGCTTCCGGGAGCGCTATCTGGCGGGAAAAACCGTTCATAAGGGCAGCGTCACAGCAGCCGAGACGGAAAGCGTTTAA
- the trxC gene encoding thioredoxin TrxC, with product MNTVCANCQALNRIPDDRMEDGAKCGRCGHELFDGEVINATGATLDKLLKDDLPVVIDFWAPWCGPCRSFAPIFEDVAEERSGKIRFVKVNTEAEPELSARFRIRSIPTIMIFKNGEVIDMLNGAVPKAPFESWLNESL from the coding sequence ATGAATACCGTATGTGCCAACTGTCAGGCTCTTAACCGCATTCCGGACGATCGGATGGAAGATGGTGCGAAATGCGGACGTTGTGGCCATGAATTATTTGATGGCGAGGTCATTAATGCGACGGGTGCTACGCTGGACAAACTCCTCAAGGACGATCTTCCTGTCGTGATCGATTTCTGGGCGCCATGGTGCGGCCCATGCCGTAGCTTCGCGCCAATCTTCGAAGACGTGGCCGAAGAGCGCAGCGGAAAAATACGCTTCGTGAAGGTCAATACCGAAGCCGAACCCGAACTGAGCGCCCGTTTTCGTATTCGCAGCATCCCGACCATCATGATTTTCAAAAATGGTGAAGTGATCGATATGCTTAACGGTGCGGTTCCAAAAGCACCTTTTGAAAGCTGGTTAAACGAGTCGCTTTAA
- a CDS encoding bifunctional acetate--CoA ligase family protein/GNAT family N-acetyltransferase gives MSQRGLEALLRPKSIAVIGASMKPDRAGYLMMRNLLAGGFNGPVMPVTPAYKAVQGVLAWPDVRSLPFVPDLAVLCTNAKRNPELLESLGKKGCKTCIILSSPPEQKAELLACASRYQMRILGPNSLGLLAPWQGLNASFSPVPIRKGKLAFISQSAAVSNTILDWAQQREMGFSYFIALGDSLDIDVDELLDFLARDGKTSAILLYLEHLSDARRFVSASRSASRNKPILVIKSGRSPAAQRLLHSHSGMDPAWDAAIQRAGLLRVQDTHELFSAVETLSHMRPLRGEKLMIVSNGAAPAALALDELWRRFGKLATLSEETLQRLKDALPTSVTPGNPLDLRDDASSERYIKAISILLDSQDFDALMIIHSPSAVAPGSESARALIDAVHNHPRGKYVTLLTNWCGEFSSQEARRLFSEAGLPTYRTPEGTITAFMHMVEYRRNQKQLRETPALPGNLTANTVDVHRLLQQAIEEGATSLDTHEVQPILGSYGMQTLPTWIASDSAEAVHIAEQIGYPVALKLRSPDIPHKSDVQGVMLYLRTATEVQQAADAIFDRVKMAWPQARIHGLLVQSMANRAGAQELRVVVEHDPVFGPLIMLGEGGVEWRPEEQAVVALPPLNMNLARYLIIQAIKSKKIRGRSALRPLDIAGLSQFLVQVSNLIVDCAEIQRLDIHPLLASGNEFTALDVTLDIAPFEGDRESRLAIRPYPLQLEEWVEMKNGERALFRPILPEDEPQLRAFISQVTKEDLYYRYFSEINEFTHDDLANMTQIDYDREMAFVAVRRSEKGDEILGVTRAISDPDNVDAEFAVLVRSDLKGLGLGRRLLEKLISYTRDHGLLRLNGITMPNNRGMVTLARKLGFDVDIQLDEGIVALSLSLTSADKRE, from the coding sequence ATGAGCCAGCGAGGGTTAGAAGCGCTACTTCGTCCTAAATCCATTGCCGTCATTGGCGCATCAATGAAACCGGATCGTGCTGGCTATCTGATGATGCGTAACCTGCTGGCCGGGGGGTTTAATGGCCCCGTCATGCCCGTCACGCCGGCGTATAAGGCGGTTCAGGGAGTGCTTGCATGGCCCGATGTACGGAGCCTGCCTTTCGTGCCGGATCTTGCCGTACTGTGTACAAACGCGAAGCGTAATCCGGAACTGCTGGAATCGCTCGGCAAGAAAGGCTGTAAAACCTGTATTATTCTCTCGTCTCCGCCTGAACAGAAAGCCGAGCTTCTGGCCTGCGCCAGCCGCTATCAAATGCGTATTCTTGGGCCAAACAGTCTTGGACTGCTCGCCCCCTGGCAGGGGCTGAACGCCAGTTTCTCTCCGGTTCCGATCCGCAAAGGCAAACTCGCGTTTATCTCGCAGTCGGCTGCGGTATCGAACACCATCCTTGACTGGGCGCAGCAGCGCGAAATGGGATTTTCCTATTTCATTGCCCTTGGCGACAGTCTGGATATCGACGTTGATGAGCTCCTGGATTTTCTGGCGCGCGACGGTAAAACCAGTGCGATCCTGCTTTATCTTGAGCACCTCAGCGACGCGCGTCGTTTTGTCTCGGCTTCGCGAAGCGCGTCGCGCAATAAGCCGATCCTGGTGATCAAAAGCGGACGCAGCCCTGCGGCACAGCGTCTGCTGCATTCGCATTCCGGCATGGATCCCGCCTGGGACGCCGCCATCCAGCGCGCGGGGTTGCTGCGGGTACAGGATACGCACGAGCTTTTTTCCGCCGTTGAGACCTTAAGCCATATGCGCCCGTTGCGCGGCGAGAAGTTAATGATTGTCAGTAACGGTGCAGCCCCTGCGGCACTCGCCCTGGATGAGCTGTGGCGGCGCTTCGGCAAGCTGGCAACGCTGAGTGAAGAGACGCTGCAGCGCCTGAAAGACGCGCTTCCGACCAGCGTGACGCCCGGCAATCCGCTTGATTTGCGCGATGATGCCAGCAGCGAGCGCTATATCAAGGCAATTTCCATTTTGCTGGATAGCCAGGATTTCGATGCGCTGATGATTATCCACTCCCCCAGCGCGGTCGCGCCTGGCAGCGAAAGCGCGCGCGCGCTCATTGACGCCGTGCACAATCATCCACGAGGCAAATATGTCACCCTGCTGACCAACTGGTGCGGTGAGTTTTCTTCGCAGGAGGCTCGGCGTTTGTTCAGCGAGGCCGGGCTGCCAACCTACCGCACGCCGGAAGGCACCATCACCGCCTTTATGCATATGGTGGAATATCGCCGCAACCAGAAACAGCTGCGTGAGACGCCGGCTTTGCCGGGAAATCTAACGGCGAACACCGTCGACGTTCACCGGCTGTTGCAGCAGGCCATTGAAGAAGGCGCGACGTCGCTGGATACGCATGAGGTCCAGCCCATTCTGGGCAGCTACGGGATGCAAACCCTGCCGACCTGGATCGCCAGCGACAGCGCTGAGGCCGTGCATATTGCCGAGCAAATTGGCTATCCGGTTGCCCTGAAGCTGCGCTCCCCGGATATCCCGCATAAGTCTGATGTTCAGGGGGTGATGTTATACCTGCGTACGGCGACTGAGGTGCAGCAGGCCGCCGATGCCATTTTCGATCGGGTCAAAATGGCCTGGCCGCAGGCAAGGATCCACGGATTGCTGGTGCAAAGCATGGCCAACCGCGCAGGCGCTCAGGAATTACGGGTGGTGGTCGAACACGATCCCGTCTTCGGCCCGCTCATCATGCTGGGAGAAGGTGGCGTGGAGTGGCGTCCGGAGGAGCAGGCCGTGGTCGCATTACCGCCGCTGAACATGAACCTGGCGCGTTATCTGATCATTCAGGCGATAAAAAGTAAAAAGATCCGTGGCCGGAGTGCGCTGCGTCCGCTTGATATTGCCGGGTTAAGTCAGTTCCTGGTGCAGGTCTCTAACCTGATTGTGGACTGTGCCGAGATCCAGCGGCTGGACATTCATCCGCTTCTCGCCTCCGGCAATGAGTTTACGGCGCTGGACGTGACCCTGGATATCGCGCCCTTCGAAGGAGACAGAGAGAGCCGTCTGGCGATCCGCCCGTATCCCCTGCAGCTGGAGGAGTGGGTTGAGATGAAGAATGGGGAACGCGCCTTGTTCCGCCCTATCCTGCCGGAAGATGAGCCCCAGCTGCGGGCTTTTATCTCTCAGGTCACGAAAGAGGATCTTTATTATCGCTATTTTAGCGAAATCAACGAATTTACCCACGATGATTTAGCCAATATGACCCAGATCGACTACGATCGAGAAATGGCGTTTGTTGCCGTTCGCCGCTCCGAAAAGGGAGATGAGATCCTCGGCGTCACGCGTGCTATTTCTGACCCGGATAACGTCGATGCAGAGTTTGCGGTGCTGGTGCGCTCCGATCTTAAAGGCCTGGGTCTGGGAAGACGGCTGCTGGAAAAACTCATCAGTTATACGCGAGATCACGGATTGTTACGCCTCAATGGCATTACTATGCCTAACAATCGCGGTATGGTGACCCTGGCGCGAAAACTTGGGTTTGACGTTGATATTCAGCTGGACGAAGGTATTGTGGCTTTGTCCCTCAGTCTGACATCAGCAGACAAACGCGAGTAA